The sequence GAAACCATGCAGTGTCTCACCTTCAAACTAGGCGAAGAAGTATTTGCAGTCAACGTCGCCAAAGTAAGAGAGATCCTGGATTTTACCACCGTTACCAAAGTACCGCAGACGCCCGACTTCATGCGGGGTGTTATCAATCTCCGGGGTAGCGTCGTGCCGGTAGTCGACATGCGGTTGAAATTCGGGATGAGTGCCACGGAAAAGACCGTCAACACCTGCATCATCGTCATGGAGATCGTTCTGGACGGCGACACCTCCATAGTCGGAGCCTTGGCAGATTCAGTGCAGGAAGTACTGGAGCTGGAGCCGGAGCAGATCG comes from Geoanaerobacter pelophilus and encodes:
- a CDS encoding chemotaxis protein CheW, with product MSIAGITETMQCLTFKLGEEVFAVNVAKVREILDFTTVTKVPQTPDFMRGVINLRGSVVPVVDMRLKFGMSATEKTVNTCIIVMEIVLDGDTSIVGALADSVQEVLELEPEQIEPAPRIGTKLNTEFLVGMGKHNETFIMILNIDKVFTFDEIESMQGGGNQAAA